A portion of the Novosphingobium sp. KA1 genome contains these proteins:
- a CDS encoding peroxiredoxin encodes MTTRPAAGDPFPDIALETPEGGSVKASDFAGRKLVVFFYPKDNTPGCTTENLDFSALKGEFDAAGVALLGVSKDTAKKHQNFIAKHDLKAPLASDAEEGGLSDALGIWTEKQNYGRTYMGMVRTTYLIGPDGTIARVWDKVKVKDHAAQVLEAAKAL; translated from the coding sequence ATGACCACCCGTCCCGCCGCCGGCGACCCGTTCCCCGACATCGCCCTGGAAACGCCCGAAGGCGGCAGCGTGAAGGCTTCGGACTTTGCCGGCCGCAAGCTGGTGGTGTTTTTCTATCCCAAGGACAACACCCCCGGCTGCACCACCGAGAATCTCGACTTCTCGGCCCTCAAGGGGGAATTCGACGCGGCCGGAGTCGCGCTGCTGGGCGTCAGCAAGGATACGGCGAAGAAGCACCAGAACTTCATCGCCAAGCACGACCTCAAGGCCCCGCTCGCCAGCGATGCCGAGGAAGGCGGCTTGTCCGACGCGCTCGGCATCTGGACCGAGAAGCAGAACTATGGCCGCACCTACATGGGCATGGTCCGCACCACTTACCTGATCGGCCCGGACGGCACGATCGCCCGCGTCTGGGACAAGGTGAAAGTGAAGGACCACGCCGCCCAGGTGCTGGAGGCCGCCAAGGCGCTCTGA
- a CDS encoding M23 family metallopeptidase: MVVTKLIAKFRTVTATVAFAGLSLAAHPAMANSAAADISGPQRAAQSASQSASGGEDEQFRTLFSSWQNYEETGLAAAKAKPAIPGTARLSGVAVPSRTPLEGLKLTSSFGMREHPIFGGRRAHKGIDLAAPIGTPIYATADGVVGKASWFGGYGLFVELEHGGDLETRYGHMSRLAVAEGQMVHKGEVIGYVGTTGNSTGPHLHYEVRVDGQAVNPIPYMQGDRMAAADKTEIGG, encoded by the coding sequence GTGGTCGTCACGAAACTCATTGCCAAGTTCCGCACGGTAACCGCCACGGTTGCGTTCGCGGGTCTTTCCCTGGCAGCCCATCCCGCCATGGCCAACAGCGCCGCCGCCGACATCTCGGGCCCGCAGCGCGCCGCCCAGTCGGCCAGCCAGTCCGCCAGCGGCGGTGAGGACGAACAGTTCCGCACCCTCTTCAGCTCCTGGCAGAATTACGAGGAAACCGGTCTTGCCGCCGCCAAGGCCAAGCCCGCGATCCCCGGCACCGCCCGCCTTTCGGGCGTCGCGGTTCCCTCGCGCACCCCGCTGGAAGGCCTGAAGCTCACCAGCAGCTTCGGCATGCGCGAACACCCCATTTTCGGCGGTCGCCGCGCCCACAAGGGCATCGACCTTGCCGCTCCCATCGGCACCCCGATCTACGCAACCGCTGACGGCGTTGTCGGCAAGGCTTCGTGGTTCGGCGGCTACGGCCTGTTTGTCGAACTGGAGCATGGCGGCGATCTCGAGACCCGCTACGGCCACATGTCGCGCCTTGCCGTTGCCGAAGGCCAGATGGTCCACAAGGGCGAGGTGATCGGCTACGTCGGCACCACCGGCAATTCGACCGGCCCGCACCTCCACTACGAAGTCCGCGTCGACGGCCAGGCCGTGAACCCGATCCCCTACATGCAGGGCGATCGCATGGCCGCTGCCGACAAGACCGAAATCGGCGGCTGA
- a CDS encoding ferritin-like domain-containing protein: MSSPLPGVAAAIREVLLERDPRAKVMATRKVARDWRLGRLAYAFDVAMPDEPGRPDAPELLPPGRMPKRGKGGSQRGRIALWHALAHIEFVAIDLALDMAGRFGGEMNPGFVGDFLSVAADEALHFALIDRHLRTMGSHYGALPAHSGLWEAAGNTRHDVAARLAVVPMVLEARGLDVTPATLERVRNLGDERGARILERILDDEIRHVRFGSTHFAAWAETMNGEPADLWKTLVSRHFGGAVKPPFNDSARLAAGLSRDFYLGVVCQ, from the coding sequence ATGTCCTCTCCCCTGCCCGGCGTTGCCGCCGCCATCCGCGAAGTGCTGCTCGAACGCGATCCCCGTGCCAAGGTCATGGCCACCCGCAAGGTCGCCCGCGACTGGCGGCTGGGTCGCCTCGCTTATGCCTTCGATGTCGCCATGCCCGACGAACCGGGCCGCCCGGACGCGCCCGAACTGCTGCCGCCGGGCCGCATGCCCAAGCGCGGCAAGGGCGGTTCGCAGCGCGGGCGGATCGCGCTCTGGCACGCCCTGGCGCATATCGAATTTGTCGCCATCGACCTCGCGCTCGACATGGCCGGGCGCTTCGGCGGCGAGATGAATCCCGGTTTTGTCGGCGACTTTCTCTCGGTCGCGGCCGACGAGGCGCTGCACTTCGCGCTGATCGACCGGCACTTGCGCACGATGGGCAGCCACTACGGCGCGCTTCCCGCGCACAGCGGCCTGTGGGAAGCGGCCGGCAATACCCGGCACGACGTCGCCGCGCGGCTCGCGGTGGTGCCGATGGTGCTCGAGGCGCGCGGGCTCGACGTCACTCCCGCGACGCTCGAACGGGTCCGCAACCTTGGTGACGAACGCGGCGCACGCATCCTCGAGAGAATCCTTGACGACGAAATCCGGCACGTCCGTTTCGGATCAACACATTTCGCCGCATGGGCCGAAACGATGAATGGAGAGCCTGCCGACCTCTGGAAAACCCTTGTTTCCCGCCATTTTGGCGGCGCCGTTAAGCCACCGTTCAACGACTCGGCGCGCCTCGCTGCCGGTTTATCGCGGGATTTCTACCTTGGGGTTGTCTGTCAGTAA